A window of the Mesotoga prima MesG1.Ag.4.2 genome harbors these coding sequences:
- a CDS encoding 6-phosphofructokinase, translating into MKNAVYAQSGGVTSVINASAYGTLVAALESKEIDRVFAGINGVKGILNEDLYDLTEEARSEIDRIPYTPGAVFGSCRTKIDSDEDFEKLFKVFDAHSIRYFFYNGGNDSMDTAHKISKKAKEIGYELQVVGIPKTVDNDLLETDHCPGYGSAARFTAISIMEATRDLKSMYSDSTKVFIMESMGRNSGWLAASGSLASTDRFHGPQIILLPEVPFMEDSFIAKVEEVVKKEGYCSIVASEALKRPDGSFISTAGYYDSFGNVQLGKIGQYLEKIIRDALKCKVHVALPDYLQRSSRHVASLIDWQEAVEVGALAVREAIRGESEVMISINRLRSKPYLKEYTTVALELIANGTKDLPVEFISEDGFYVTDEFRSYALPLIQGEAPNLYLNGLPMYENLQKIRARKLL; encoded by the coding sequence ATGAAGAATGCTGTTTACGCTCAATCCGGGGGCGTTACATCTGTAATCAACGCATCTGCTTATGGAACACTGGTTGCGGCTCTTGAAAGCAAAGAAATCGATAGAGTCTTCGCCGGAATAAATGGAGTAAAGGGGATTCTAAATGAGGATCTTTACGACTTAACTGAAGAAGCAAGAAGTGAGATAGACAGAATTCCTTACACTCCAGGTGCAGTCTTCGGTTCTTGTAGAACGAAGATTGACAGTGATGAAGATTTCGAGAAGCTATTTAAAGTCTTCGATGCGCACTCGATCCGATACTTCTTCTATAACGGTGGCAATGACTCAATGGATACTGCTCACAAAATAAGCAAAAAGGCTAAAGAGATCGGTTATGAACTGCAAGTCGTTGGAATTCCAAAAACAGTGGACAACGATCTTCTTGAAACTGACCACTGCCCCGGTTATGGATCGGCCGCAAGATTCACCGCAATATCGATAATGGAGGCGACCAGAGACCTGAAATCAATGTACAGTGATTCAACAAAGGTCTTTATTATGGAATCCATGGGACGTAATTCGGGATGGCTTGCCGCATCTGGTTCACTTGCAAGCACAGACAGGTTTCACGGTCCTCAAATCATCCTCCTTCCTGAGGTTCCCTTTATGGAGGACTCTTTTATCGCAAAAGTCGAAGAAGTTGTGAAGAAGGAAGGATACTGCTCAATAGTTGCCTCAGAGGCTCTCAAAAGGCCTGATGGTTCATTCATATCAACTGCTGGCTACTACGATTCATTTGGAAATGTCCAGTTAGGAAAGATAGGTCAGTACCTTGAGAAGATAATTAGAGACGCTTTGAAGTGCAAAGTTCACGTGGCTTTACCTGATTACCTTCAGAGATCATCGAGGCACGTTGCAAGCTTGATCGATTGGCAAGAAGCAGTTGAAGTAGGAGCACTTGCCGTTAGAGAGGCCATAAGAGGGGAAAGCGAGGTCATGATTTCCATAAATAGATTGAGAAGCAAACCCTATCTTAAAGAATACACTACGGTCGCTCTTGAGCTCATTGCAAATGGTACAAAAGATCTCCCGGTCGAATTCATCTCCGAAGACGGATTTTATGTTACTGACGAGTTCAGGTCTTATGCACTTCCACTGATACAGGGTGAGGCACCTAATCTCTACCTGAACGGTCTTCCAATGTATGAAAACCTCCAGAAAATAAGAGCTAGAAAACTCTTATAG
- a CDS encoding ABC transporter substrate-binding protein, which translates to MKKVLLTLMVALFALVAVSETVITVAAGAVGQELELTKKAAEMYMEIHPDVTVKVLDTPDMVQDRLGLYLQFLEAKSPEIDVYQVDVIWPGDLAQHFVDLYEHNADKVVSMHFPAIIENNTVDGKLVAIPWFTDAGLLYYRTDLLEKYGLNPPATWDELEEAARIIQEGERKTNPDFWGFVWQGNAYEGLTCDALEWLASNDAGTIISSDKKITIANSNAVEILEKVAGWVGTISPSGVLTFAEEDARAVWQAGNAAFMRNWPYAYSLSKGEDSAVAGKFDVSPLPAGKSGNGAATLGGWQLSVSKYSKNPEVAADFALFMAGYEVQKMRAVEGSFNPTIQALYADYEVLKANPFFGSLYDVFVNAVARPSTATAPRYNEVSTLFFKAVHSILSGTADARNALEELALDLEDMTGFEVVWGF; encoded by the coding sequence ATGAAGAAAGTTCTATTGACACTTATGGTAGCGTTGTTTGCGTTGGTAGCTGTTTCCGAAACAGTTATTACAGTCGCCGCGGGCGCTGTTGGTCAAGAGCTTGAATTGACCAAGAAGGCAGCGGAGATGTACATGGAGATTCATCCGGATGTCACGGTTAAGGTGCTTGACACACCTGATATGGTCCAGGATAGACTGGGACTGTACTTGCAGTTTCTTGAGGCGAAAAGCCCGGAAATCGATGTATACCAGGTGGATGTAATCTGGCCGGGCGATCTTGCACAGCATTTCGTGGATCTATATGAGCACAATGCAGATAAAGTAGTATCTATGCACTTCCCGGCGATTATCGAAAATAACACCGTTGACGGAAAATTGGTAGCTATTCCGTGGTTTACAGATGCAGGGCTTCTCTATTACAGGACAGATCTTCTCGAGAAGTACGGGCTTAATCCACCGGCCACGTGGGACGAACTTGAAGAAGCGGCCAGGATAATTCAGGAGGGTGAAAGAAAGACGAACCCGGACTTCTGGGGATTTGTCTGGCAGGGTAATGCGTACGAAGGTTTAACATGTGATGCACTTGAGTGGTTGGCTTCAAATGATGCAGGAACAATCATCAGTTCCGACAAAAAAATCACAATTGCCAACTCAAATGCAGTCGAGATCCTCGAGAAGGTAGCAGGCTGGGTTGGGACTATCTCTCCGAGTGGGGTTCTTACATTTGCTGAGGAGGATGCCAGAGCAGTGTGGCAGGCAGGAAACGCTGCATTTATGAGAAATTGGCCATACGCTTACAGCCTTAGCAAAGGTGAAGACAGTGCCGTTGCGGGAAAGTTTGACGTTTCGCCTCTTCCGGCAGGCAAGAGCGGTAATGGAGCGGCTACACTCGGTGGATGGCAACTTTCGGTTAGCAAGTATAGCAAAAATCCGGAAGTCGCAGCTGATTTTGCACTCTTCATGGCCGGTTACGAAGTGCAGAAGATGAGAGCTGTAGAAGGTTCATTCAATCCAACTATCCAGGCTCTTTACGCTGATTACGAAGTACTAAAGGCAAATCCGTTCTTCGGATCTCTGTATGACGTGTTTGTAAATGCTGTAGCAAGACCATCAACGGCAACCGCTCCGCGGTATAATGAAGTATCTACCCTGTTCTTCAAGGCAGTTCACAGTATTCTCTCTGGTACTGCTGACGCCAGGAATGCTCTTGAAGAGCTTGCTCTCGATCTCGAAGATATGACAGGATTTGAGGTTGTTTGGGGATTCTAA
- a CDS encoding glycosyltransferase, producing MRSTQVNKKLLKDYQPFVEEEVIESIIELSRELKGLRVLHVNATSFGGGVAEILHTLVPLMKDCGLEVDWKVIDAPPQFFDLTKRMHNALQGKEDFLSEEDKRLFEKVAKDNAAYIGIDEYDVAVLHDPQPVGLPAFANFGNCKLVWRCHIDTSSPNEVFWNYLNTFLSYYDAGIFTLKSYAKDGIAIEKIYDIPPSIDPLSNKNRMLSEEEMKKAMTKLGLVSGRPVIAQVSRFDPWKDPMGVVDAYRQLKRKFPDLQLLLIGSMASDDPEGWKIYEDLLRYIGMDYDVKVLSNFHGIGDIEVNAAQRISKVVLQKSLREGFALTMSEAMWKKTPVIGGNVGGIPLQVHHGVNGYLVESVDETVEYTERILENPDLAKELGRNGYEIVKKHFLCTRHLLQYLELFRDLTR from the coding sequence ATGAGGAGTACACAGGTAAATAAGAAGCTACTGAAGGATTATCAGCCCTTCGTTGAGGAAGAAGTCATTGAAAGTATCATCGAGCTTTCAAGAGAGCTCAAGGGTCTCAGGGTTCTGCATGTAAACGCCACTTCCTTCGGTGGCGGAGTTGCGGAAATCCTTCATACACTGGTTCCGTTAATGAAGGATTGCGGACTGGAGGTTGACTGGAAAGTGATCGATGCTCCCCCACAGTTCTTCGACCTTACGAAAAGAATGCATAACGCTCTTCAAGGAAAGGAAGATTTCTTGTCAGAAGAAGATAAAAGACTCTTTGAAAAGGTAGCGAAAGACAATGCGGCTTACATCGGGATCGATGAATACGATGTTGCGGTGTTGCATGATCCTCAACCGGTTGGGCTTCCTGCTTTTGCAAACTTTGGAAATTGCAAGCTTGTTTGGAGATGTCACATAGATACTTCTTCACCCAACGAGGTTTTTTGGAATTACTTGAATACATTTTTGTCTTACTACGATGCGGGGATCTTCACTTTAAAAAGTTATGCCAAAGATGGAATTGCCATCGAAAAAATTTATGACATTCCACCATCAATCGATCCTTTGAGCAACAAGAACAGAATGCTATCTGAAGAGGAAATGAAGAAAGCTATGACGAAGCTCGGCCTTGTTTCTGGTAGGCCGGTTATAGCTCAAGTCTCGAGATTCGATCCATGGAAGGACCCAATGGGAGTTGTCGATGCCTATAGACAGCTGAAGAGGAAATTCCCGGATCTTCAGCTTCTCTTAATTGGATCTATGGCTTCAGATGACCCTGAGGGATGGAAGATTTACGAGGATCTCCTGAGATACATTGGAATGGACTATGACGTAAAGGTTCTTTCAAACTTTCATGGCATTGGCGATATTGAAGTAAATGCTGCTCAAAGGATTAGTAAGGTAGTTCTTCAGAAATCACTTCGAGAGGGTTTTGCTTTGACTATGAGTGAAGCAATGTGGAAAAAGACACCGGTGATTGGTGGGAATGTGGGCGGAATACCCCTTCAGGTCCATCACGGTGTAAATGGATATCTTGTTGAGAGTGTGGACGAAACCGTTGAATACACAGAAAGGATTCTTGAGAATCCTGATCTAGCTAAAGAGCTGGGTAGAAATGGATATGAAATAGTTAAGAAACATTTTCTCTGTACCAGGCACCTACTACAGTATCTCGAGCTTTTCCGCGATTTGACGAGATAG
- a CDS encoding LacI family DNA-binding transcriptional regulator, with protein sequence MKKPTIKDVASLSGVGTGTVSRVLNGGSVKETTRIKVMKAIDKLGYQPNQVARTLAGGKTKRILFLMPEIRTEFHWRVMKSFDEYLDKMNYEMVIYPVFSDKRLKKLRSDPSLIQNIDGAVICTMNIEFLSRKYIDFGTNVVLFESQSDEFDCVYLDNVLGGRMAAELLIECGSTDLFVISFDEENTILATENFEKRILGFTSYLKEKGYEFNEEKLVYTSFFFETAHERIASILSEYDRPGIFALADNFALEVLQMASAMKKIPGKDFFLVGYDNQSWTERAGLTTIEQPMEDMGRKTAELIIQKIENPGQYVQPVKFLPSLKRRKTA encoded by the coding sequence TTGAAAAAGCCCACAATAAAAGATGTAGCATCTCTTTCGGGCGTTGGAACCGGTACCGTTTCAAGAGTGCTTAATGGCGGTTCCGTTAAAGAAACGACAAGAATTAAAGTAATGAAAGCGATCGATAAGCTTGGGTACCAGCCAAATCAGGTGGCGAGAACACTTGCAGGGGGTAAGACCAAAAGGATTCTCTTTCTCATGCCCGAGATCAGGACGGAATTTCACTGGAGAGTCATGAAGTCGTTTGATGAGTATCTGGACAAGATGAATTATGAGATGGTGATTTACCCTGTTTTTTCCGATAAAAGGCTGAAGAAACTTAGAAGCGATCCGTCCCTTATTCAGAATATAGATGGTGCTGTTATTTGTACGATGAATATTGAGTTTTTATCTAGAAAGTATATAGATTTCGGAACCAATGTTGTTCTATTTGAATCACAATCCGATGAGTTTGACTGCGTCTATCTAGATAATGTTTTGGGTGGAAGAATGGCCGCTGAGTTACTTATTGAATGTGGTTCCACGGATTTGTTCGTCATCTCTTTCGATGAGGAAAACACCATTTTGGCAACTGAAAATTTCGAAAAGAGAATACTGGGGTTTACGAGTTATCTAAAAGAAAAAGGTTATGAGTTCAATGAGGAGAAACTTGTCTACACATCCTTCTTTTTTGAGACTGCGCATGAGAGAATCGCCTCGATTCTTTCTGAGTACGATAGACCGGGGATCTTTGCATTAGCAGATAATTTTGCCCTTGAAGTTTTGCAGATGGCATCTGCAATGAAGAAAATTCCGGGAAAGGACTTCTTTCTTGTAGGTTATGACAATCAGAGCTGGACTGAAAGGGCTGGGTTGACTACAATCGAGCAGCCAATGGAAGATATGGGTAGAAAAACGGCTGAGCTGATTATTCAGAAGATTGAGAATCCGGGTCAGTATGTTCAACCAGTAAAGTTTTTACCGAGTTTGAAACGAAGGAAGACGGCTTGA
- a CDS encoding carbohydrate ABC transporter permease: MRKNKLIWLTGKIAFWILVIFIFFYMLFPFYWAVNSSLKSEAQLQMTPATFIPVDSDGRFAPTLQNYVAVFNDGTFVRALWNSTIVAGLTTLLALGVGSFAAYAMGKLRFKGKKLTLYLILSLTMFPQITVLSGLYAVINTLNLGARVSLILSYMIFTLPFTTWVLTAFFKELPTEIMQSAWVDGATPFQTFYKILLPLTAPALVTAGLLAFIAAWNEYIFALTFTTIAPEARTIPVAISLFTGSVSRQVPFGEIMAGAVIVTIPVVVLVFIFQRRIVQGLTAGAVKG, encoded by the coding sequence ATGAGGAAAAACAAACTGATCTGGCTCACCGGGAAGATCGCTTTCTGGATACTGGTGATATTCATATTCTTCTATATGCTTTTCCCATTTTACTGGGCGGTTAACTCGTCGCTAAAATCCGAAGCTCAACTTCAAATGACTCCAGCGACCTTTATTCCAGTCGATAGTGATGGAAGATTTGCTCCGACGCTTCAGAACTATGTTGCCGTTTTCAACGACGGTACGTTTGTTAGAGCGTTGTGGAATAGTACAATAGTAGCTGGTTTGACAACGCTTCTTGCTTTGGGAGTCGGTTCCTTTGCAGCCTATGCGATGGGTAAACTTCGTTTCAAAGGCAAGAAGCTCACTCTTTATCTCATTCTTTCTCTCACGATGTTTCCTCAAATAACTGTCCTTTCAGGTTTGTATGCCGTTATTAATACCCTCAATCTGGGAGCAAGAGTAAGTCTGATTCTTTCTTATATGATATTTACCTTGCCATTCACAACCTGGGTCCTGACTGCATTTTTCAAGGAACTCCCCACTGAGATAATGCAGTCTGCATGGGTAGACGGTGCAACGCCTTTCCAGACTTTCTATAAGATTTTGTTGCCTCTTACAGCCCCTGCTCTTGTCACAGCCGGTCTTCTTGCCTTCATTGCTGCCTGGAACGAGTATATATTCGCCCTGACTTTCACGACTATCGCTCCGGAGGCAAGAACCATTCCGGTAGCGATTTCCTTGTTCACTGGATCCGTTTCGAGGCAAGTCCCGTTTGGGGAGATCATGGCTGGCGCAGTGATTGTAACGATTCCTGTAGTGGTTCTTGTCTTCATTTTCCAGCGAAGGATAGTTCAAGGATTGACTGCGGGAGCAGTTAAAGGCTGA
- a CDS encoding pyridoxal phosphate-dependent aminotransferase, producing MKISQRGIFMPSSPIRKLVPFAQKAKDRGVKVYHLNIGQPDIQTPKVFFDYVNKLSDSVVSYSPSDGIKELKEAFSKYFRSWEIDVSADELLVTSGGSEAILFALAAVADPGDEIMLIEPFYANYIGFANMLGLKVRAATSRISNGYRLPDDEELSKALTARTKAILFSNPSNPTGVVYTEDELRRLIEFARRNDLYVICDEVYREMVFDGIKPSSIMTIDSGQDIIIVDSISKRFSSCGARIGCVATKNNEVYRTMMKFAQARLSPPTIAQLGTIGLLTLGKEYTDSVRREYELRRDVVFEELSKIDGIEMQKPSGAFYISVKLPVENAEEFVTWMLTDFSYDGSTVMVAPLEGFYSSEGVGRKEVRIAYVLSSEKMKIAIEVLALGLKEFNRSFATV from the coding sequence ATGAAAATATCGCAACGCGGGATTTTTATGCCATCTTCTCCAATACGGAAATTAGTGCCTTTTGCACAGAAGGCTAAGGATAGAGGTGTGAAGGTATATCATCTCAATATTGGACAGCCTGATATTCAAACTCCAAAAGTATTCTTTGATTATGTAAACAAGCTTTCCGATTCCGTGGTCTCTTACTCGCCATCAGATGGAATAAAAGAGCTTAAGGAGGCTTTTTCAAAGTATTTTAGATCTTGGGAAATCGATGTTTCCGCGGATGAGCTTCTTGTAACTTCGGGCGGCAGCGAGGCAATTCTCTTCGCTCTAGCGGCTGTAGCTGATCCTGGCGATGAGATTATGTTGATCGAACCTTTCTACGCCAATTACATAGGCTTCGCCAACATGCTGGGACTCAAAGTTAGGGCCGCTACCTCGAGAATATCAAACGGTTATAGATTACCCGATGACGAAGAATTATCCAAAGCTTTGACCGCAAGAACTAAAGCAATTCTCTTTTCAAATCCTTCTAATCCCACAGGAGTAGTTTACACAGAGGACGAGTTACGGAGACTCATAGAGTTCGCAAGAAGAAATGATCTATACGTTATCTGTGATGAAGTGTATCGAGAAATGGTTTTTGACGGCATAAAACCTTCCTCAATCATGACGATAGATTCAGGACAAGACATAATTATCGTTGACAGCATTTCAAAGAGATTCAGTAGCTGTGGCGCAAGAATTGGGTGTGTGGCAACAAAGAACAACGAGGTTTACAGAACGATGATGAAATTTGCCCAGGCGAGGCTATCTCCTCCGACTATTGCTCAGCTCGGAACCATTGGTCTCCTTACATTGGGCAAGGAATACACAGATTCAGTGAGAAGGGAGTATGAGCTCAGAAGAGATGTAGTCTTTGAAGAGCTTAGCAAAATCGATGGAATAGAAATGCAGAAACCCTCCGGTGCTTTCTATATCTCGGTTAAGCTTCCCGTTGAAAACGCCGAAGAATTCGTAACATGGATGCTTACAGACTTTTCCTACGATGGGAGCACAGTAATGGTTGCTCCACTAGAGGGATTTTACTCAAGTGAAGGTGTAGGTAGGAAGGAAGTTCGAATCGCCTATGTTCTTTCTTCAGAAAAGATGAAGATTGCTATTGAAGTACTGGCTCTTGGTCTCAAGGAATTTAACCGCTCATTTGCCACAGTCTAA
- a CDS encoding carbohydrate ABC transporter permease produces the protein MARKDKLSLAQKEQRTAYKLLIPALLILALVAFYPLFQVFYTSFTDKVFASGTDEAPKLIGFENYKSLLGLTVMELPKVVDETTGEASIDEETGKPVYERAIRVLPRSPVRYREWFQFSLFGRRYVVGARDPEFMKAISNTLVFAVISVFLETVLGLGVALVVNSNFKGKGIMRATMLVPWAVITVVSARIWEWMLQPTRAGLFNAVLSKLGWGDGDLSFLSMPALQMPTLIAVDVWKTTPFMALLILAGLQLIPRELYEAARVDGAGRLKQFLSVTLPLLKPTLAVALIFRTLDALRVFDVFQVLMGNRMYSMASYNYYQLIGNRNMGLASAIGVIIFFLIGIFAVIYMRLMGVDKE, from the coding sequence ATGGCCAGGAAAGATAAGCTATCATTAGCGCAGAAGGAACAGAGAACCGCTTACAAATTGCTCATTCCCGCTTTGCTGATCTTAGCATTGGTGGCGTTCTACCCGTTGTTTCAGGTCTTCTATACGAGCTTCACAGATAAGGTTTTTGCGTCTGGAACAGATGAAGCACCAAAATTAATCGGATTTGAAAACTACAAGAGCCTACTGGGCTTGACTGTTATGGAGCTGCCGAAAGTCGTTGATGAAACAACGGGCGAAGCTTCAATTGATGAGGAGACTGGGAAACCAGTTTACGAAAGGGCAATTAGAGTCTTGCCTAGAAGTCCAGTAAGGTACAGAGAATGGTTTCAGTTCTCTCTTTTTGGGCGTCGTTATGTAGTGGGCGCGAGAGATCCGGAGTTTATGAAGGCAATCTCGAACACTCTTGTCTTTGCAGTAATCTCGGTCTTTCTCGAGACAGTTCTTGGTCTAGGGGTTGCGCTTGTTGTCAATAGCAACTTCAAAGGTAAAGGTATAATGAGAGCAACAATGCTTGTTCCATGGGCGGTAATCACTGTTGTATCTGCAAGGATTTGGGAATGGATGCTCCAGCCGACCAGAGCCGGTCTCTTCAACGCTGTACTGAGTAAGTTGGGCTGGGGAGACGGAGACCTTTCATTTCTAAGTATGCCGGCTCTGCAGATGCCTACTCTCATTGCTGTTGACGTATGGAAGACGACACCATTCATGGCGCTCTTGATTCTTGCAGGTCTCCAGCTCATTCCTAGAGAGCTTTACGAGGCAGCAAGAGTAGATGGGGCTGGAAGGTTGAAGCAGTTCTTATCTGTCACTTTGCCTTTATTGAAACCCACGCTGGCTGTAGCACTGATTTTTAGAACTCTCGATGCTTTAAGAGTCTTTGACGTTTTTCAGGTTCTTATGGGAAACCGGATGTACTCTATGGCCTCCTACAACTATTATCAGCTTATTGGAAACAGGAACATGGGTCTTGCCTCGGCTATCGGTGTCATCATCTTCTTTCTCATAGGAATCTTTGCGGTTATCTACATGAGGCTTATGGGAGTTGATAAAGAATGA
- a CDS encoding Ig-like domain-containing protein, whose protein sequence is MRKWFFWALLMVVVVVVFAIRLLPDMLNKPPIISIPDMIIDEGSTLSIDLHDYSSDEKMTSLSYTKISGPGEVKENFYIFSPSFQQSGSHSVTISVVDSKEQMAESSFEIAVREVNRPPELSIPDQVVAEGETISINLDEYANDPDLDALNYSLTEGNGQIIGSNYTYEPDFTSANYERVTISVSDGRGEKAASTFMISNKAFATSSTELTADSTSSVPSETAATSLDSPVTSSETEVADAQNLPPTADVPDQALEQGNTLVLDLRGFVNDPEDEPLSINLKSGPGEVQRTLYSYVSPPGDAGSKTVVLEISDGKNVVEESFQINIESANKAPVASSIPEGVVFQSEQYRLNLENYFTDPDGDSLSFQLLSGPGRIEGSTYIFQSDEPGRYSATIRASDGKGEFIERTANLTVVRTNNPPTISILPRRIAEGDVLTIDLSEYASDPDNDLLSFSLVSGPGTIQGETYTFDADYGTAGTYEAIVSVGDGKGGSARATLRIDVRESNRPPELNIPGFTIAEGSRLVVDLSEYSSDPNNDNLSFEIVQGMGTIEGSRLIIEPGFEDYGFYTIVVSASDGRGGQTSATFDLLITDTNRPPEFNVPDQTTIATRTLRLDLRQFSIDPDGDYLRYELVYGPGVLTGSIYSFIPEELGSNTVMLTANDLKGGEASTTFTITVR, encoded by the coding sequence ATGAGAAAATGGTTCTTCTGGGCTTTGTTGATGGTCGTTGTGGTTGTTGTTTTTGCAATACGACTCCTGCCTGACATGCTTAACAAACCCCCAATAATAAGCATCCCCGATATGATTATCGATGAGGGCAGTACGCTTTCGATAGATCTTCACGACTATTCAAGCGATGAGAAGATGACATCTCTGAGTTACACGAAAATTTCGGGTCCCGGAGAGGTCAAAGAGAACTTCTACATTTTTTCACCGAGTTTCCAACAGTCGGGAAGTCACTCTGTAACAATTTCAGTAGTAGATTCGAAGGAACAAATGGCGGAGTCTTCATTCGAAATCGCTGTGAGAGAGGTCAACCGTCCACCCGAGCTTTCTATCCCAGACCAGGTGGTTGCCGAAGGGGAGACGATTTCAATAAACCTTGACGAGTATGCAAATGATCCTGACCTTGACGCCTTGAATTATTCATTAACCGAGGGCAATGGGCAAATAATTGGAAGCAACTATACTTATGAACCTGATTTCACAAGTGCAAATTATGAGAGGGTGACTATTTCCGTTTCAGATGGAAGAGGAGAGAAGGCAGCTTCAACGTTCATGATATCTAATAAAGCCTTTGCTACATCCTCAACAGAGCTGACCGCAGACTCCACATCTTCTGTGCCATCGGAAACTGCCGCTACGAGTCTAGACAGTCCAGTCACATCTTCGGAAACAGAAGTGGCCGATGCACAGAATCTCCCACCTACTGCTGATGTCCCGGATCAGGCACTCGAGCAAGGAAACACTTTGGTTCTGGACCTGAGAGGTTTTGTGAACGATCCAGAGGATGAACCACTTTCAATTAACTTAAAATCGGGACCGGGTGAGGTTCAAAGAACTCTTTACTCCTATGTGAGCCCTCCCGGGGATGCCGGTTCCAAGACAGTAGTCTTGGAAATATCGGATGGAAAGAACGTCGTCGAAGAAAGCTTTCAGATAAACATTGAGTCCGCGAACAAAGCTCCGGTAGCTTCAAGTATTCCGGAAGGCGTCGTTTTTCAGAGTGAACAATACAGATTGAACCTCGAGAATTATTTTACTGATCCTGACGGGGATTCGCTTTCATTCCAACTTCTCAGTGGCCCGGGAAGAATCGAAGGGTCGACGTACATATTCCAATCGGACGAACCAGGAAGATACTCGGCAACTATTCGAGCTTCCGATGGAAAGGGAGAATTCATTGAAAGAACGGCGAATCTCACTGTAGTTCGGACGAACAATCCGCCGACAATTTCAATTCTACCTAGAAGAATCGCGGAGGGTGATGTACTAACGATTGACCTTTCAGAATACGCTTCAGATCCTGATAACGATTTACTCAGCTTCTCACTGGTCTCCGGCCCTGGAACTATCCAGGGAGAAACCTACACCTTCGACGCAGACTATGGCACCGCAGGAACTTATGAAGCAATTGTCTCTGTAGGAGATGGAAAAGGCGGGTCTGCAAGGGCGACTCTCAGAATTGATGTTAGGGAGAGCAACAGGCCACCAGAATTAAATATACCTGGATTTACAATAGCAGAAGGTTCCAGACTTGTTGTTGATCTCAGTGAATACTCATCTGATCCAAACAATGACAATCTATCATTTGAGATCGTTCAGGGAATGGGAACGATCGAAGGAAGCAGGCTGATAATTGAACCAGGTTTCGAAGATTACGGTTTTTATACAATTGTAGTAAGCGCTTCTGATGGAAGGGGAGGCCAGACCAGTGCCACCTTCGATCTGCTGATTACCGACACCAATCGCCCACCCGAGTTTAATGTGCCTGATCAAACAACCATTGCGACTAGAACCTTGCGGCTTGACCTCAGACAGTTTAGCATCGACCCAGACGGAGACTATCTAAGGTATGAGCTGGTCTATGGACCTGGAGTTCTTACGGGAAGCATTTACTCCTTCATTCCAGAAGAGCTGGGATCGAACACAGTTATGCTAACCGCTAATGATCTAAAAGGCGGGGAGGCATCGACTACTTTTACGATCACTGTGAGATGA